In Amycolatopsis coloradensis, one genomic interval encodes:
- a CDS encoding PspC domain-containing protein has translation MTNSVYTPQATKKLYRSRTDKMLAGVAGGWAAYLGVDAAILRIALVAGVFFTAGFAIPLYAAAWLLTPEQPGES, from the coding sequence ATGACCAACAGCGTGTACACCCCCCAGGCCACCAAGAAGCTCTACCGCAGCCGCACCGACAAGATGCTCGCGGGCGTCGCCGGCGGCTGGGCCGCCTACCTCGGCGTCGACGCCGCGATCCTGCGCATCGCCCTCGTGGCAGGCGTCTTCTTCACCGCCGGATTCGCGATCCCGCTCTACGCCGCCGCATGGCTCCTGACTCCGGAACAGCCGGGCGAATCCTGA
- a CDS encoding transporter substrate-binding domain-containing protein, with the protein MTIKAKVLTFGVAVLTVLGIGTAGAAPEGHGARSGLDVVQARGEIRVCSTGDYRPFTYRDAAGAWSGIDIDLAGDLAKRLGVRLQLVQTTWKAIADDVGRKCDLAMGGVSVTLDRAKKGFYSLPYLRDGKTPITLCENEKRFQTLEQIDQPGVRAIVNPGGTNEQFADANLKRATIVRHPDNNTIFAEILAGRADLMITDATETRWQAKRNPRLCAVHPDEPFTFSEKAYLMPRDIVFKEWTDQWLHLALNDGTYARIAKPWLG; encoded by the coding sequence ATGACGATCAAGGCGAAAGTACTCACGTTCGGGGTCGCGGTGCTGACCGTGCTGGGAATCGGCACGGCCGGTGCCGCGCCCGAAGGTCATGGCGCGCGGAGCGGGCTCGACGTCGTCCAGGCTCGCGGCGAGATCCGCGTGTGTTCGACGGGCGACTATCGCCCGTTCACCTATCGCGACGCGGCGGGCGCGTGGAGCGGGATCGACATCGACCTCGCGGGTGACCTCGCGAAGCGGCTCGGTGTCCGGCTCCAACTGGTCCAGACCACATGGAAGGCGATCGCCGACGACGTCGGGCGGAAATGCGATCTGGCGATGGGCGGGGTTTCGGTGACCTTGGACCGCGCGAAGAAGGGCTTCTACAGCCTTCCCTATCTCCGTGACGGCAAGACCCCGATCACCTTGTGCGAGAACGAAAAGCGGTTCCAGACCCTGGAGCAGATCGACCAGCCGGGCGTCCGGGCGATCGTGAACCCGGGCGGCACCAACGAACAGTTCGCCGACGCCAATCTCAAACGCGCGACCATCGTCCGTCATCCGGACAACAACACGATCTTCGCCGAGATCCTGGCGGGCCGGGCGGATCTGATGATCACCGACGCGACCGAAACCCGTTGGCAGGCAAAGCGGAATCCGCGCCTGTGCGCGGTGCATCCCGACGAGCCGTTCACCTTCTCGGAGAAGGCGTACCTGATGCCGCGCGACATCGTGTTCAAGGAATGGACCGACCAGTGGCTGCATCTCGCGCTGAACGACGGCACCTACGCGCGGATCGCGAAACCCTGGCTCGGCTGA
- a CDS encoding AAA family ATPase, with product MSAPQITLTVRHTPSALDSRRGVVRLHPEVLDALGLMAWDAVRVTGARVSSALAAPSDAEGIPGVILLDDVTMSNLGVTEGSEVVVAPAEVSAAKTVTVAGSRIASVSLSPHTLRLALIGKVLTVGDAVSLLPQDLAPAPGSDVSAVRGQLSRAIGMTWTNELLTVTATEPSGPVAVGPSTVVSWRDGARTGEPAPAAAPARAGTTLVRSTPATPHEDFIDAEIVEDERIDEAAEESVPPLSDLAGSEAAARKLAEWFDLAFHRPELLAKLGTSAHLGVLLSGPEGAGKATLVRAVAQAEKVRVVSLAAPNIAVLEPNVAAARLREAIEQATHDEDPAVLLITDIDALLPASQPPPLATVVLDDLRKALRTKGFAVVATTGRAESTDPRLRAADLLDRELGLPLPDSKTRTELLRVLLREAPLESGVDVGPIAERTPGFVAADLIALRRDAALRAALRQREADEPRISQQDLLDALATVRPISMSTSDNLATGGLTLDDVGNMTDVKQSLTEAVLWPLRYPDSFARLGVDPPRGVLLYGPPGGGKTFLVRALAGTGALNVFAVKGAELMDKWVGESERAVRELFRRAAEAAPSLIFLDEIDALAPRRGQSSDSGVSDRVVAALLTELDGVEPMREVVVLGATNRPELVDPALLRPGRLERRVYVPPPDAHAREAILAASAKNTPLASDVDLAAYAATLDGYSAADCAALIREAALTAMRESLEAKEVTAEHLAKAAKAVRPSLDPAQLAALEAYAQTQV from the coding sequence GTGAGCGCACCCCAGATCACGCTGACCGTCCGGCACACCCCGTCCGCCCTGGACTCCCGCCGCGGCGTCGTCCGGCTGCACCCCGAAGTCCTCGACGCGCTCGGCCTGATGGCCTGGGACGCCGTCCGCGTCACGGGCGCGCGGGTCAGCTCGGCGCTGGCCGCCCCGTCGGACGCGGAGGGGATCCCGGGGGTGATCCTCCTCGACGACGTCACGATGTCGAACCTCGGCGTGACCGAGGGCTCGGAGGTCGTCGTCGCGCCCGCGGAGGTGTCGGCGGCGAAGACGGTCACCGTGGCGGGTTCGCGTATCGCGAGCGTGTCGCTCTCCCCGCACACCCTGCGGCTCGCCCTGATCGGCAAGGTCCTGACCGTCGGCGACGCCGTTTCCCTGCTCCCCCAGGATCTCGCGCCCGCGCCGGGTTCCGACGTCTCCGCGGTCCGCGGCCAGCTGTCCCGCGCCATCGGCATGACGTGGACGAACGAGCTGCTCACCGTCACCGCCACCGAGCCGTCGGGGCCGGTCGCCGTCGGACCGTCCACTGTGGTCAGCTGGCGTGACGGCGCCCGCACCGGTGAGCCCGCGCCCGCCGCCGCTCCGGCCCGCGCCGGGACGACGCTGGTGCGCAGCACTCCTGCCACGCCACACGAGGATTTCATCGACGCCGAGATCGTCGAAGACGAGCGGATCGACGAGGCGGCCGAGGAATCCGTGCCGCCGTTGTCGGATCTCGCCGGCTCCGAAGCGGCCGCGCGCAAGCTCGCCGAATGGTTCGACCTCGCCTTCCACCGCCCGGAGCTGCTGGCGAAACTCGGGACGTCGGCGCATCTCGGGGTCCTGTTGTCCGGGCCGGAAGGCGCCGGGAAGGCGACACTGGTCCGCGCCGTGGCGCAGGCCGAGAAGGTGCGGGTGGTGTCGCTCGCGGCGCCGAACATCGCCGTCCTCGAACCGAACGTCGCCGCGGCGCGCCTGCGTGAGGCGATCGAGCAGGCCACCCACGACGAAGACCCCGCTGTCCTGCTGATCACCGACATCGACGCACTGCTGCCCGCGTCCCAGCCGCCGCCGCTCGCGACGGTCGTCCTCGACGACCTGCGCAAAGCCTTGCGCACCAAGGGTTTCGCCGTCGTCGCCACCACCGGGCGGGCCGAGTCCACCGATCCGCGGCTGCGGGCCGCAGACCTGCTCGACCGCGAACTCGGCCTGCCGCTCCCGGACTCGAAGACCCGAACGGAACTGCTGCGCGTACTTCTGCGCGAGGCCCCGCTGGAGTCCGGCGTCGACGTCGGCCCGATCGCCGAGCGCACTCCCGGCTTCGTGGCCGCGGACCTCATCGCGCTCCGCCGTGACGCCGCCCTCCGCGCCGCGCTGCGGCAACGCGAAGCCGACGAACCCCGGATCTCCCAGCAGGACCTGCTCGACGCGCTGGCCACCGTCCGTCCCATTTCGATGTCCACTTCGGACAACCTGGCGACCGGTGGGCTGACGCTGGACGACGTCGGGAACATGACCGACGTCAAGCAGTCGCTCACCGAGGCGGTGCTGTGGCCGCTGCGCTACCCGGACTCGTTCGCCCGCCTCGGCGTCGATCCGCCGCGCGGCGTGCTCCTGTACGGGCCGCCCGGCGGCGGCAAGACATTCCTGGTCCGTGCGCTCGCGGGCACCGGCGCGCTGAACGTCTTCGCGGTCAAGGGCGCCGAACTGATGGACAAATGGGTCGGCGAGTCCGAACGCGCCGTGCGGGAACTGTTCCGGCGCGCCGCCGAGGCCGCGCCGTCGCTGATCTTCCTCGACGAGATCGACGCGCTCGCCCCGCGCCGCGGCCAATCCTCGGATTCCGGAGTGTCGGACCGCGTCGTCGCGGCCCTGCTGACCGAATTGGACGGTGTCGAGCCGATGCGCGAGGTCGTCGTCCTCGGTGCGACGAACCGGCCGGAACTGGTCGACCCGGCCCTCCTGCGGCCCGGACGGCTGGAGCGCCGCGTCTACGTCCCGCCGCCGGACGCGCACGCGCGCGAAGCGATCCTGGCCGCCAGCGCCAAGAACACGCCGCTCGCGTCCGATGTGGACCTCGCCGCCTATGCGGCCACTTTGGACGGTTATTCGGCGGCGGACTGCGCGGCGCTGATCCGGGAGGCCGCGCTGACCGCGATGCGCGAATCGCTGGAGGCCAAGGAGGTCACCGCCGAGCATCTGGCGAAGGCGGCCAAGGCCGTGCGGCCGTCGCTCGACCCGGCTCAGCTCGCGGCGCTGGAGGCGTACGCGCAGACCCAGGTCTGA
- a CDS encoding SDR family oxidoreductase — MSQKTVFVTGASAGFGVEIVRRFAADGAKVVAAARSKDRLDKLAVELGENVLPFELDVRDADAVAALPGTLPAEFAEVDLLVNNAGLAKGLEPAHRAKLDDWDQMIDTNIRGLAHLTRALLPGMVERGRGHVINIGSVAGSYPYPGGNAYGATKAFVHQFSLNLRADLQGTGVRVTNVEPGLVGGTEFSVVRFEGDQSKADNVYKGTTPLTAADVAESVFWAASQPEHVNINVIELMPVVQSFSALHIHRES, encoded by the coding sequence ATGTCCCAGAAGACCGTTTTCGTGACCGGTGCCAGCGCCGGGTTCGGCGTCGAGATCGTCCGCCGGTTCGCCGCCGACGGCGCCAAGGTCGTCGCGGCCGCGCGGAGTAAGGACCGGCTCGACAAGCTGGCCGTCGAGCTGGGCGAGAACGTCCTCCCCTTCGAGCTCGACGTCCGGGACGCCGACGCGGTGGCCGCGCTCCCCGGCACGCTGCCCGCCGAATTCGCCGAAGTCGACCTGCTGGTCAACAACGCCGGCCTCGCGAAAGGACTCGAACCCGCCCATCGGGCGAAGCTCGACGACTGGGACCAGATGATCGACACGAACATCAGGGGGCTCGCGCACCTCACCCGCGCGTTGCTGCCCGGCATGGTCGAGCGCGGCCGCGGGCACGTGATCAACATCGGGTCGGTCGCGGGCTCCTACCCCTATCCCGGTGGCAACGCCTATGGGGCGACCAAGGCGTTCGTCCACCAGTTCAGCCTGAACCTGCGCGCGGACCTGCAGGGCACCGGCGTCCGGGTGACCAACGTCGAGCCGGGCCTGGTCGGCGGCACGGAGTTCTCCGTCGTCCGGTTCGAGGGTGATCAGAGCAAGGCCGACAACGTCTACAAGGGCACGACGCCGCTGACGGCCGCCGACGTCGCCGAGTCCGTCTTCTGGGCCGCTTCGCAGCCGGAGCACGTGAACATCAACGTCATCGAGTTGATGCCGGTGGTGCAGAGCTTCTCCGCGCTTCATATTCACCGAGAGAGCTAA
- a CDS encoding DUF3263 domain-containing protein, protein MDAAESMAEPDQPSPSETVNGLSERELDMLAFERQWWKYAGAKEQAIRERFSMSSTRYYQLLNRLLEKTEAMQADPMLVKRLRKTRAARQRNRAARRLGIDLS, encoded by the coding sequence ATGGACGCCGCGGAGTCGATGGCTGAGCCCGACCAGCCGTCCCCGTCGGAGACCGTGAACGGCCTCAGCGAGCGCGAGCTCGACATGCTCGCGTTCGAACGGCAGTGGTGGAAGTACGCCGGCGCGAAGGAACAGGCCATCCGCGAACGCTTCTCTATGTCGTCGACGCGCTACTACCAGTTGCTGAACCGGCTGCTCGAGAAGACCGAAGCCATGCAGGCCGATCCGATGCTGGTGAAGCGCCTGCGAAAGACGCGAGCGGCCCGGCAGCGCAATCGCGCGGCCCGGCGACTGGGGATCGATCTCTCATGA
- a CDS encoding LytR C-terminal domain-containing protein, with amino-acid sequence MSLFSGLSRPMKAAGLALVGVAVIAAVIGGITLTGGGGDSDTATPPGSTPTSSDGATQPSSPAPGSPSASTPPASSAPPSSAPASSAPPASQPGQTGQPGQPGPGQPGGDQQASHKWVTVRVYNNSTIQGLAEQAAKDFRASGWNVSEVKGYPGRLPETVAYYRPGTDEEAAAKALALEFGFRAEPRFKEIENIGPGVIVILTKDYKTNDKDGS; translated from the coding sequence ATGAGTCTGTTTTCGGGTCTGTCCCGGCCGATGAAGGCCGCCGGACTGGCCTTGGTCGGTGTCGCCGTGATCGCCGCCGTGATCGGCGGCATCACCCTGACCGGCGGCGGCGGTGACTCGGACACCGCGACGCCGCCCGGCAGCACGCCCACGTCCTCGGACGGCGCGACGCAGCCTTCGTCCCCGGCGCCGGGTTCGCCCTCCGCCAGCACGCCGCCCGCGTCGTCGGCGCCTCCGTCGAGCGCGCCCGCGAGTTCGGCGCCGCCTGCGAGCCAGCCAGGGCAGACGGGTCAGCCCGGCCAGCCCGGACCGGGACAGCCCGGCGGTGATCAGCAGGCGTCGCACAAGTGGGTGACGGTGCGCGTCTACAACAACAGCACGATCCAGGGCCTCGCCGAGCAGGCCGCGAAGGACTTCCGCGCCTCCGGCTGGAACGTCTCCGAGGTCAAGGGCTACCCGGGCAGGCTCCCCGAGACCGTGGCGTACTACCGGCCGGGCACCGACGAGGAAGCGGCCGCGAAGGCGCTGGCGCTGGAGTTCGGTTTCCGCGCCGAGCCCAGGTTCAAGGAGATCGAAAACATCGGCCCGGGCGTGATCGTCATCCTCACCAAGGACTACAAGACCAACGACAAGGACGGCTCCTAG
- a CDS encoding alpha/beta hydrolase, which yields MSTAELDGISVAYDDLGTGLPVVLVHGHPFNRSMWRPQAERFSQEGYRVITADLRGYGETTVVPGKTGLDVFAKDIVRLADRLGLGRFVLGGLSMGGQIVMEFHRTYPDRVAGLLLADTSPQEETGEGKRVRNEMADRILAEGLNPYAEEVLTKMVSPENVRTMPDVAAHVLGMMRTTPKEGAAAALRGRAERPDYRDSLTRVEVPALVVVGTEDEFTPVSDAELMHDLIPGSTLAVIEGAAHMPNLEREAEFNTVFAQFLKEIE from the coding sequence ATGAGCACTGCGGAACTCGACGGCATCTCCGTCGCTTACGACGACCTCGGCACCGGGTTGCCCGTCGTCCTCGTCCACGGCCACCCCTTCAACCGATCGATGTGGCGGCCCCAGGCCGAGCGCTTCAGCCAGGAGGGTTACCGGGTCATCACGGCGGACCTCCGCGGGTACGGCGAGACAACGGTGGTCCCGGGCAAGACCGGGCTCGACGTCTTCGCCAAGGACATCGTGCGTCTCGCGGATCGGCTCGGCCTCGGGCGCTTCGTCCTCGGCGGCCTCTCCATGGGCGGGCAGATCGTCATGGAGTTCCACCGCACCTACCCCGACCGCGTCGCCGGGCTCCTGCTCGCCGACACCTCTCCCCAAGAAGAGACAGGAGAGGGCAAACGCGTCCGCAACGAGATGGCGGACCGGATCCTCGCGGAGGGACTGAACCCCTACGCGGAGGAAGTCCTGACGAAGATGGTCTCCCCGGAGAACGTCCGCACGATGCCGGACGTGGCGGCGCACGTCCTGGGGATGATGCGCACGACGCCCAAGGAAGGAGCGGCGGCAGCGCTCAGGGGCAGGGCCGAGCGTCCGGACTACCGGGACAGCCTCACTCGCGTAGAAGTGCCGGCCCTGGTCGTGGTCGGGACCGAGGACGAGTTCACGCCGGTCTCGGACGCCGAGCTCATGCACGACCTCATCCCCGGCTCCACCCTGGCGGTGATCGAAGGCGCCGCCCACATGCCTAACCTGGAGCGCGAGGCCGAGTTCAACACCGTGTTCGCACAGTTCTTGAAAGAGATCGAGTGA
- a CDS encoding M23 family metallopeptidase, which translates to MRFRRVVTAAATALLGMAGLAITATSAEAAVGPRPNFQLPFPCNQVWNGDNDNSSAHRAYEIDFNRGSSAGADLGDTVVAAAAGKVVISAHQGSANGFGNLVKIDHGGGWSTYYAHLKVRSVALNAQVAQGQKIGEVGNTSKPGNNISPHLHYEVRTNDSSWPSNIKPAYFNGVRFGYPNANVTSKNTCSGSGNPNPYDAVEVCGDGYKVIDSQALGSAATAYLLYNGTTKNNCVTTIKSTSVGTGSAVSAFLEVQGSARKTDSGSFEYYAGPVSAAAGAKCVRWGGSAGSTSYESPFEHCT; encoded by the coding sequence ATGAGATTCAGACGAGTGGTCACGGCGGCCGCCACCGCCTTGCTGGGCATGGCCGGGCTGGCGATCACCGCGACGTCGGCCGAGGCCGCCGTCGGGCCGCGGCCCAACTTCCAGCTCCCGTTCCCCTGCAACCAGGTGTGGAACGGCGACAACGACAACAGCAGCGCGCACCGGGCCTACGAGATCGACTTCAACCGCGGCAGCTCCGCGGGGGCGGACCTCGGCGACACCGTGGTCGCGGCGGCGGCGGGAAAGGTCGTCATCTCGGCGCACCAGGGGTCGGCCAACGGGTTCGGCAACCTGGTGAAGATCGACCACGGTGGGGGGTGGTCGACCTACTACGCGCACCTCAAGGTCCGCTCGGTCGCGCTCAACGCGCAGGTCGCGCAGGGGCAGAAGATCGGCGAGGTCGGCAACACCTCCAAGCCGGGCAACAACATCAGCCCGCACCTGCACTACGAGGTCCGCACCAACGACTCGTCATGGCCCAGCAACATCAAGCCCGCGTACTTCAACGGCGTGAGGTTCGGCTACCCCAACGCCAACGTGACCTCGAAGAACACCTGCAGCGGCAGCGGGAATCCCAACCCGTACGACGCCGTCGAGGTGTGCGGCGACGGCTACAAGGTGATCGACTCGCAGGCGCTCGGCAGCGCCGCGACCGCGTACCTGCTGTACAACGGCACGACCAAGAACAACTGCGTCACCACCATCAAGTCCACCTCGGTCGGCACGGGCAGCGCGGTTTCGGCCTTCCTCGAAGTCCAAGGTTCGGCGAGGAAGACCGACTCCGGCAGCTTCGAGTACTACGCGGGCCCCGTGAGCGCGGCCGCCGGCGCGAAGTGCGTCCGGTGGGGCGGCTCGGCGGGTTCCACCAGCTACGAATCGCCTTTCGAGCACTGCACCTGA
- a CDS encoding peptide deformylase: MTVHPIVIAGEPVLHNPTREITEFDAKLRTLIDDMFETMYAAEGVGLAANQIGLDQRVFVYDCPDDEGTRHKGVVVNPKLETSEIPETMPDPDDDWEGCLSAPGESYPTGRASWAKVTGFDVDGNPIEVEGTGYFARCLQHETDHLDGFIYLDRLVGRHARAAKKMLKANKWGVPGNTWLPEAQPSDD; encoded by the coding sequence GTGACCGTCCATCCCATCGTGATCGCCGGCGAGCCCGTGCTGCACAACCCGACTCGGGAGATCACCGAGTTCGACGCCAAGCTGCGCACGCTCATCGACGACATGTTCGAGACCATGTACGCCGCCGAAGGGGTGGGCCTCGCGGCCAACCAGATCGGCCTCGACCAGCGCGTGTTCGTCTACGACTGTCCCGACGACGAGGGCACGCGCCACAAGGGCGTCGTGGTGAACCCGAAGCTCGAAACCTCGGAGATCCCGGAGACGATGCCGGATCCGGACGACGACTGGGAAGGCTGTCTGTCGGCGCCCGGCGAGTCGTACCCGACGGGGCGCGCTTCGTGGGCGAAGGTCACCGGCTTCGACGTCGACGGCAATCCGATCGAGGTCGAAGGCACCGGTTATTTCGCGCGCTGCCTGCAGCACGAGACCGATCACCTGGACGGCTTCATCTACCTCGACCGGCTCGTCGGGCGCCACGCCCGCGCGGCGAAGAAGATGCTCAAGGCCAACAAATGGGGCGTTCCGGGCAACACGTGGCTGCCGGAGGCTCAGCCCTCTGACGACTGA
- a CDS encoding glycoside hydrolase family 15 protein has product MRKLVLPALAGVLIAGLVPAVAAAQGGEAPGAPGAHPSWLPADKTGFGTARERASNVWFTLQGGRMSEVYYPDLSTPGVRALDLVVTDGTSFATVDSSATAQRVRRTDGLTYEQTITDDQRRWKLRKTYVTDPARTSVLIDVDFVSLTGRPYQVYAVADPDLTNEGSDDSAHTDGVNGVASDAKTAAALAAEPAFSRGSVGYSGSSDGITQLTKSFTLKDYATAAKGNVLITGQTSADGVRSRNFTLSLGMGAKDADALANAKASLRRGFSDTARAYDRGWKQYLRQVKDAPSSLKTEQERDLYQASVLMLAASEDKIHQGALIASPSMPWRFGNNDPEWSPSGTYHLVWPRDLYQIATGLLAAGDRDAANRSIDYMFGTQQLPDGHLPQNSHVDGTPYWTSIQLDETALPIVLAQQLGRTDVKTWQGVRKAAEFLLSYKADNGHASPYSQQERWEEQDGYSPSTIAAVIAGLVCAADIAKANGAAADAKRYLDTADAFKAKLAQWTVTTNGPLSKDPYFVRLTKDGNANNGTKYNLGNSSVTVDQRAVTDAGFLELVRLGIYRADDPVIRNSVKVTDADIAFTTPTGQFWHRYTKDGYGEKADGSPWDYTFPAESRTTFGRLWPLLAGERGEYDLANGDRGTAARRLRDLGRVSSSGDTMPEQVWDENAPSGQPGFPAGTPTASATPLAWTHAQYLRLAWSVQAGKVIEQPRVVRCHFLGC; this is encoded by the coding sequence ATGCGAAAACTCGTGCTCCCGGCACTGGCAGGCGTGCTGATCGCGGGGCTGGTCCCGGCGGTGGCCGCGGCGCAGGGCGGTGAGGCGCCCGGAGCGCCCGGCGCCCATCCGAGCTGGCTCCCGGCGGACAAGACCGGCTTCGGCACTGCCCGCGAACGGGCGAGCAACGTCTGGTTCACCCTCCAGGGCGGCCGGATGTCCGAGGTCTACTACCCGGATCTGTCCACGCCGGGCGTTCGCGCGCTCGACCTCGTCGTCACCGACGGGACGAGCTTCGCGACGGTCGATTCGTCGGCCACGGCGCAGCGGGTGCGCCGTACCGACGGCCTCACCTACGAACAGACGATCACCGACGACCAGCGCCGCTGGAAGCTCCGCAAGACCTACGTCACCGACCCGGCGCGCACGAGCGTGCTGATCGACGTCGACTTCGTTTCGCTGACCGGCCGCCCGTACCAGGTGTACGCGGTCGCGGATCCCGATCTCACGAACGAAGGATCCGACGACTCCGCACACACCGATGGGGTGAACGGGGTCGCGTCCGACGCGAAGACCGCGGCCGCGCTGGCGGCGGAACCGGCGTTCTCGCGTGGTTCCGTGGGTTATTCGGGTTCCTCCGACGGCATCACGCAGCTGACGAAATCCTTCACCCTCAAGGATTACGCGACCGCGGCCAAGGGAAACGTGCTGATCACCGGGCAGACGTCCGCCGACGGTGTCCGCTCGCGGAACTTCACCCTTTCGCTCGGCATGGGCGCTAAGGACGCCGACGCGCTCGCCAATGCGAAAGCCTCGCTACGGCGCGGATTTTCCGACACCGCCCGCGCGTACGACCGCGGCTGGAAGCAGTACCTACGCCAGGTGAAGGACGCGCCGTCGTCGCTCAAGACCGAGCAGGAACGGGACCTCTACCAGGCGTCCGTGCTCATGCTCGCGGCGAGCGAGGACAAGATCCACCAAGGGGCGCTCATCGCGTCGCCGAGTATGCCGTGGCGGTTCGGGAACAACGACCCGGAATGGTCGCCGTCGGGTACCTATCACCTGGTCTGGCCGCGGGACCTCTACCAGATCGCGACCGGTCTGCTCGCCGCCGGCGACCGCGACGCCGCCAACCGGTCGATCGACTACATGTTCGGGACGCAGCAGCTGCCGGACGGGCATCTGCCGCAGAACAGCCACGTCGACGGCACGCCGTACTGGACGTCCATCCAGCTCGACGAGACCGCGCTGCCGATCGTGCTCGCCCAGCAGCTCGGCCGCACCGACGTCAAGACGTGGCAGGGTGTGCGCAAGGCGGCGGAATTCCTGTTGTCCTACAAGGCGGACAACGGGCACGCGTCGCCGTACAGCCAGCAGGAACGCTGGGAAGAACAGGACGGCTACTCGCCTTCGACGATCGCCGCGGTGATCGCCGGGCTGGTCTGCGCGGCCGACATCGCCAAGGCGAACGGCGCCGCCGCCGACGCGAAGCGCTACCTCGACACCGCCGACGCGTTCAAGGCGAAGCTCGCCCAGTGGACGGTGACCACGAACGGCCCGCTGTCGAAGGACCCGTACTTCGTCCGGCTGACCAAGGACGGCAACGCGAACAACGGCACGAAGTACAACCTGGGCAACTCCAGCGTGACCGTGGACCAGCGTGCCGTGACCGACGCGGGATTCCTCGAACTGGTGAGGCTGGGCATCTACCGCGCCGACGATCCGGTGATCAGGAACAGCGTCAAGGTCACCGATGCCGACATCGCCTTCACCACCCCGACGGGTCAGTTCTGGCACAGGTATACGAAGGACGGCTACGGCGAGAAGGCCGACGGGTCACCGTGGGACTACACGTTCCCGGCGGAAAGCCGGACCACTTTCGGGCGACTCTGGCCGCTGCTGGCGGGTGAACGCGGCGAGTACGACCTCGCCAATGGTGACCGTGGTACGGCCGCGAGGCGCCTTCGCGACCTGGGGCGCGTCAGCAGCTCCGGGGACACGATGCCGGAGCAGGTCTGGGACGAGAACGCGCCCTCGGGGCAGCCCGGCTTCCCGGCGGGCACCCCGACCGCGTCCGCGACGCCGCTGGCCTGGACGCATGCGCAGTACCTCCGGCTCGCGTGGTCGGTGCAGGCGGGGAAGGTGATCGAGCAGCCGCGGGTGGTGCGGTGCCACTTCCTGGGCTGCTGA